One part of the Hypanus sabinus isolate sHypSab1 unplaced genomic scaffold, sHypSab1.hap1 scaffold_1297, whole genome shotgun sequence genome encodes these proteins:
- the LOC132386769 gene encoding N-acetyllactosaminide beta-1,3-N-acetylglucosaminyltransferase 3-like, whose translation MRRHRRFHEKVVLGVLIILGLFFMFWDNVRRRETGDVAETVHRKDLPKVVTADATRSVLKPKCHANTTLLHLSSFHQENEHIKNFLLYKHCREFDMIENVPDKCGGREGSHNVFLLLVIKSDPFNQDRREVVRKTWGKEREFNGVLIKRVFISGVSPDQKESRKLNQLLAMENREHRDVLQWDFLDTFFNLTLKQYKLLQWVSEYCPSAKFIFNGDDDVFANTDNMVDYLLGMKVLQHLFVGHLIYGVGPIREKWSKYYVPEIVTTIKSYPPYAGGGGILMSVHTAHIIYHIAQDLELFPIDDVFLGMCLAKAGLAPRSHSGFRIAGISVPSPQDESFNPCYYRELLLVHRFRPFELLLMWDAVHDANLKCARAPQKSASTERTT comes from the coding sequence ATGAGAAGACATCGGCGATTCCATGAGAAAGTAGTGCTGGGTGTTCTGATTATTCTGGGATTGTTCTTCATGTTCTGGGATAATGTCCGACGTCGAGAGACTGGTGATGTTGCAGAAACTGTTCATCGCAAAGATCTGCCCAAGGTTGTTACAGCTGATGCAACTAGATCAGTGCTCAAGCCAAAGTGCCACGCGAACACGACATTGCTGCACCTGTCCTCATTTCATCAAGAGAACGAGCACATTAAAAACTTCTTGTTGTATAAACACTGTCGAGAATTTGACATGATTGAAAATGTCCCAGATAAATGTGGTGGTCGAGAAGGATCTCACAATGTCTTCCTGCTCCTGGTGATCAAATCTGACCCTTTCAACCAGGATCGGCGGGAAGTGGTCAGGAAGACCTGGGGCAAAGAACGCGAATTCAATGGGGTCCTAATTAAGAGAGTATTTATCTCTGGTGTCTCTCCTGACCAAAAAGAAAGCAGGAAATTGAATCAGCTGTTAGCCATggaaaacagagaacacagagatgTTCTACAATGGGATTTCTTGGATACCTTTTTCAACCTCACCCTCAAACAATACAAGTTGCTGCAGTGGGTCAGTGAATATTGCCCCAGTGCTAAGTTCATCTTCAATGGAGATGATGATGTCTTTGCCAATACCGATAACATGGTTGATTATTTGCTAGGCATGAAGGTTCTCCAACACCTGTTTGTGGGCCATCTCATTTATGGGGTTGGGCCTATTCGCGAGAAGTGGAGCAAGTATTATGTGCCAGAAATAGTGACCACCATCAAGTCGTACCCACCATACGCTGGTGGAGGGGGGATACTTATGTCTGTGCATACAGCTCATATCATTTACCACATAGCCCAAGACCTTGAACTATTCCCCATTGATGACGTATTTTTGGGGATGTGTCTGGCCAAGGCTGGACTAGCCCCACGCTCCCATAGCGGATTCAGGATAGCTGGAATCAGTGTTCCTTCACCCCAAGATGAATCTTTCAATCCTTGCTATTACCGTGAGTTGCTGCTAGTGCACCGTTTTCGGCCTTTCGAACTGCTACTGATGTGGGATGCGGTGCATGATGCCAATCTGAAGTGTGCTCGTGCTCCCCAGAAGTCTGCATCCACGGAAAGGACCACATGA